The proteins below come from a single Amphiura filiformis chromosome 15, Afil_fr2py, whole genome shotgun sequence genomic window:
- the LOC140172035 gene encoding uncharacterized protein: protein MHASHQAPSLQRLPTKQLRWNGVRELEQRERHLILNEMCRFRCQTDRAGLGFKKNQKLLRDMKPQEHRKCLTSLVKDVDEDDMLMYLYGCAKQGQWLRRDSAMQVDTSWKKLLYVWTPELRSFHVNTIHNQLPSPANLRLWGKTTLGSCHLCHHNNCTLFHILNGCTYSLQSGRYNWRHDQTLKAVATGIMPVNALQ, encoded by the coding sequence ATGCATGCAAGTCACCAAGCACCATCTCTACAAAGACTGCCTACAAAGCAATTAAGGTGGAATGGAGTCAGAGAACTTGAACAAAGAGAGCGACATCTGATACTGAATGAGATGTGCAGATTTCGATGTCAAACAGACAGAGCAGGCCTTGGTTTCAAAAAGAACCAGAAACTGTTAAGAGACATGAAACCCCAAGAACACAGGAAATGCCTCACTAGTCTGGTAAAAGATGTAGATGAAGATGACATGCTTATGTACCTCTATGGCTGCGCCAAACAAGGACAATGGCTCAGACGAGACTCTGCCATGCAAGTAGATACATCTTGGAAGAAGCTCCTTTATGTATGGACACCAGAGCTCCGATCTTTCCATGTCAATACCATCCACAACCAACTTCCATCACCAGCTAATTTGAGACTCTGGGGAAAGACCACTCTTGGATCCTGCCATTTATGTCATCATAATAACTGCACTCTATTCCATATCTTAAATGGATGCACCTATTCTCTGCAGAGTGGAAGATACAACTGGAGACATGATCAGACACTGAAAGCTGTAGCAACTGGCATAATGCCGGTAAATGCCCTTCAATGA